One part of the Halobacteria archaeon AArc-dxtr1 genome encodes these proteins:
- a CDS encoding TRAM domain-containing protein, whose protein sequence is MEISEKLLCLFSTEISSEDDRYVIEVPRQEIETGDVEPGDVYKVALISREDGEATASGEATPSSDRPSPPSEPQPPVDVGETRYVEIEDIGKQGDGIARVERGYVIIVPGAEVGERVKIEVTEVKSNFAVGDIIEETF, encoded by the coding sequence GTGGAAATATCTGAAAAACTCCTGTGTCTGTTCAGTACGGAGATCTCGAGTGAGGACGACCGCTACGTCATCGAGGTTCCCCGACAGGAAATCGAGACGGGTGATGTCGAACCGGGCGACGTGTACAAGGTTGCGTTGATCTCTCGCGAAGACGGAGAGGCGACCGCAAGCGGCGAGGCCACGCCGTCGTCAGATCGGCCCTCTCCGCCATCGGAGCCACAGCCACCCGTCGACGTCGGGGAGACGCGATACGTCGAAATCGAGGATATCGGCAAGCAAGGCGATGGGATCGCCCGCGTCGAGCGCGGCTACGTTATCATCGTTCCGGGCGCCGAGGTGGGCGAGCGCGTCAAGATCGAGGTCACCGAGGTCAAGTCGAACTTCGCCGTCGGCGACATCATAGAAGAGACGTTTTAA
- a CDS encoding ArsR family transcriptional regulator, producing the protein MSTSTADDHAIAAEEPLTEAEYRDRLRDLPPSAKLVAKVLESESPLSQGQLAEESLLPDRTVRYALNRLEDVDLIGSRYSFRDARKQVYFLNH; encoded by the coding sequence ATGAGCACCAGTACGGCCGACGACCACGCCATCGCCGCCGAAGAACCGCTCACCGAGGCCGAATACCGCGACCGACTACGCGACCTGCCACCGAGCGCGAAGCTCGTTGCGAAAGTCCTCGAATCCGAATCACCGCTCTCGCAGGGACAGCTCGCCGAAGAGTCGCTGTTGCCGGACCGCACCGTCCGCTACGCGCTAAATCGTCTAGAGGACGTGGACCTGATCGGCTCCCGGTACAGCTTCCGCGACGCCCGCAAGCAGGTCTACTTCCTGAATCACTGA
- the thsA gene encoding thermosome subunit alpha, giving the protein MFILSEDSQRTQGRDAQSSNIMAGKAVAEAVRTTLGPRGMDKMLVGSSGDVVITNDGATILAEMDIEHPAAQMIVEVADSQEEEVGDGTTTAAVIAGNLLGEAEDLLEQDVHATTIVEGYHEASQIALEAIDDVVDDATVDTEILEQVAESSMTGKGTGGLTADALAETVVAAVEHVDGDDGVERENVDVHTQVGASSSATELVPGIVIDEEPAHDDMPTDVEDATVAVLDVELEVRTGEFDAEYSIDSIDQLNAAIDAEESELQGYADTIADSGVDVVFTTEDVDDRVAARLAEAGILTFEGVGSSDASRIVSATGASRVGSLEDLEEDDFGQADRIRTKTYGDDDLAFVEGGAAAEAVTVFVRGGTAHVVDELERAIGDALDVVATALDSGEVVPGAGATEIAIADRVRSEAAGIEGRKQLAVTAFADAIDIVPRTLATNTGRDPIDSLVDLRAAHESEGRAGLITDGEEVTIGDPLEHGVVDPADVKREAIESATEAATMIARIDDVIAAE; this is encoded by the coding sequence ATGTTCATTCTCAGCGAGGACAGTCAGCGAACGCAGGGTCGCGACGCACAGTCGTCTAACATCATGGCCGGCAAGGCCGTCGCCGAGGCCGTACGGACCACGCTCGGACCCCGCGGCATGGACAAGATGCTCGTGGGTTCCTCCGGTGACGTCGTCATCACGAACGACGGCGCCACGATTTTAGCGGAGATGGACATCGAGCACCCCGCCGCCCAGATGATCGTCGAAGTCGCCGACTCCCAGGAAGAAGAGGTCGGCGACGGGACGACGACCGCAGCAGTGATCGCGGGCAACCTCCTCGGCGAGGCCGAGGACTTGCTCGAACAGGACGTCCACGCGACGACGATCGTCGAGGGCTATCACGAAGCGTCCCAGATCGCCCTCGAGGCGATCGACGACGTCGTCGACGACGCCACAGTCGACACCGAAATCTTAGAGCAGGTCGCCGAGTCGAGCATGACCGGCAAGGGCACCGGCGGACTCACCGCCGATGCGCTCGCCGAGACCGTCGTCGCCGCCGTCGAGCACGTCGACGGAGACGACGGCGTCGAGCGCGAGAACGTCGACGTCCACACGCAGGTCGGCGCCTCCTCGAGTGCGACCGAACTCGTCCCCGGCATCGTCATCGACGAGGAGCCCGCCCACGACGACATGCCCACCGACGTCGAAGACGCCACCGTCGCCGTCCTCGACGTCGAACTCGAGGTCCGAACCGGTGAGTTCGACGCCGAGTACTCGATCGATTCGATCGACCAGCTAAACGCCGCGATCGACGCCGAGGAGTCTGAACTTCAGGGCTACGCCGACACGATCGCCGATAGCGGCGTCGACGTCGTCTTCACGACCGAGGACGTCGACGATCGCGTCGCCGCTCGTCTCGCGGAGGCGGGCATCCTCACCTTCGAGGGCGTCGGCAGCAGCGACGCCTCCCGCATCGTCTCCGCGACCGGCGCCAGTCGCGTCGGTTCGCTCGAAGACCTCGAGGAGGATGACTTCGGCCAGGCCGACCGCATCCGCACCAAGACCTACGGAGACGACGATCTGGCGTTCGTCGAGGGCGGCGCGGCCGCCGAGGCCGTCACCGTCTTCGTCCGGGGCGGCACGGCCCACGTCGTCGACGAACTCGAGCGCGCGATCGGCGACGCGTTAGACGTCGTCGCGACCGCACTCGACTCCGGTGAGGTCGTCCCCGGCGCCGGTGCCACCGAGATCGCCATCGCAGACCGCGTTCGCTCCGAAGCCGCCGGTATCGAGGGCCGCAAGCAACTCGCCGTGACGGCGTTTGCCGACGCGATCGACATCGTCCCGCGAACGCTCGCGACCAACACCGGCCGCGACCCGATCGACTCGCTGGTCGACCTCCGTGCCGCCCACGAGTCCGAGGGCCGTGCCGGGCTGATCACCGACGGCGAGGAGGTCACGATCGGTGACCCACTCGAACACGGCGTCGTCGACCCTGCTGACGTCAAACGTGAGGCCATCGAGAGCGCCACCGAGGCCGCGACGATGATCGCTCGCATCGACGACGTCATCGCGGCGGAATAA
- a CDS encoding radical SAM protein: MTDPETLSVTLVDGYVDEPAHFGVPPYISTYPRYVAGALVDAGVPREQITYHTIDRLRDQPDRWRDVDEADLMIYLGGMTVPGKYVGGTPAEPDEVRKLAWTAGGTSLMGGPIKFGVGEANEGAIETERQDLDFDFVAKGDVEAAVYDLVESGFEGFNNRMRDVDEVSRWAREGAFIVEQHPNHPDHLIAELETSRGCAYRCSFCTEPLYGNPDFRPPPSVVGEVDALSDYGVTHFRIGRQADILAYGGDGEAPNPDALRQLYGGIREVAPDLETLHLDNMNPITIVKWPEKSREGIRIIAEHNTPGDTAAFGLESADPVVQEANDLNVSAEECFEAVKIVNEEAGWRPGGPNDPTGGDGAASAAGVATDGSGASGPTRLPKLLPGINLLHGLKGEREETYERNMQFLQRVYDEGYMLRRVNIRQVMAFAGTDMSDTGAQIATEHKSLFKRYKRQVREEIDNPMLDRVAPRGTVLPDVHLEYHQDGKTFGRQLGTYPLLVGIPGERELGEVIDVAVVDHGYRSVTGVPYPLDVNAASMDELTAIPGIGDRTAGDIVVGRPYASVDEVDAGSEVDLTRFAGRLPGPQGASGR; encoded by the coding sequence ATGACAGACCCCGAGACGCTCTCGGTGACACTCGTCGACGGCTACGTCGACGAGCCCGCTCACTTCGGGGTGCCGCCGTACATCTCGACGTACCCCCGGTACGTCGCGGGTGCGCTCGTCGACGCGGGCGTCCCTCGCGAGCAGATCACCTACCACACGATCGACAGGCTGCGCGACCAGCCCGACCGCTGGCGCGACGTCGACGAGGCCGACCTCATGATCTACCTCGGCGGGATGACCGTCCCCGGCAAGTACGTCGGCGGCACGCCGGCAGAACCTGACGAAGTCCGAAAGCTCGCCTGGACCGCAGGCGGGACGAGCCTGATGGGCGGCCCAATCAAGTTCGGCGTCGGCGAGGCAAACGAAGGTGCCATCGAGACCGAACGCCAGGATCTCGACTTCGACTTCGTCGCCAAAGGCGACGTCGAGGCTGCGGTCTACGATCTGGTCGAGAGCGGTTTCGAGGGGTTCAACAACCGAATGCGCGACGTCGACGAGGTGTCACGGTGGGCTCGGGAGGGGGCGTTCATCGTCGAGCAACACCCGAACCACCCCGACCACCTCATCGCCGAACTCGAGACCTCTCGGGGTTGTGCCTACCGCTGTTCGTTCTGTACCGAACCGCTGTACGGCAACCCCGACTTCCGGCCGCCGCCGTCGGTCGTCGGCGAGGTCGATGCGCTCTCGGACTACGGCGTCACACACTTCCGGATCGGTCGACAGGCAGACATCCTCGCCTACGGCGGCGACGGTGAGGCGCCCAACCCCGACGCCTTGCGCCAACTCTACGGTGGGATCCGCGAGGTCGCGCCGGACCTCGAGACGCTCCATCTCGACAACATGAATCCCATCACGATCGTGAAGTGGCCCGAGAAGAGTCGGGAGGGGATTCGAATCATCGCCGAGCACAACACGCCGGGAGATACGGCCGCCTTCGGCCTCGAGTCCGCCGATCCGGTGGTTCAGGAAGCGAACGATCTGAACGTCTCCGCCGAGGAGTGCTTCGAGGCCGTCAAGATCGTCAACGAGGAGGCAGGGTGGCGACCGGGCGGGCCGAACGACCCGACCGGTGGCGACGGCGCAGCGTCCGCTGCGGGAGTTGCCACCGACGGTTCGGGTGCCAGTGGCCCGACCCGACTCCCCAAGCTCCTGCCCGGAATCAACCTCCTTCACGGACTTAAAGGCGAGCGCGAGGAGACCTACGAGCGAAACATGCAGTTCCTGCAGCGAGTGTACGACGAGGGGTACATGCTCCGGCGGGTCAACATCCGCCAGGTGATGGCGTTTGCCGGCACCGATATGTCAGACACTGGCGCCCAGATCGCGACAGAGCACAAGTCGCTGTTCAAGCGCTACAAACGGCAGGTGCGCGAGGAGATCGACAATCCCATGCTCGATCGGGTCGCCCCCCGGGGGACTGTTCTCCCGGACGTTCACTTAGAGTACCACCAGGACGGGAAGACGTTCGGCCGCCAGCTCGGCACCTACCCGCTGCTGGTCGGTATCCCCGGCGAGCGCGAACTGGGCGAGGTCATCGACGTCGCGGTCGTCGACCACGGCTACCGCTCGGTGACGGGCGTTCCCTACCCCTTAGACGTCAACGCGGCGTCGATGGACGAACTCACCGCAATCCCCGGGATTGGCGATCGCACGGCCGGAGATATCGTCGTCGGCCGGCCGTACGCCTCGGTAGACGAGGTCGACGCCGGTTCGGAGGTAGATCTGACCCGGTTTGCCGGCCGTCTTCCCGGTCCACAGGGGGCATCCGGTCGGTAG
- a CDS encoding glycosyltransferase family 2 protein: protein MKLSVVVSTLNGRERLLDCLDALAAATPPSAEVIVVNGPSSDGTTGAVRDRDDVDVLVEISERNRNVSRNAGLETVTGSVVAFLDDRTVVDDGWYAALDAAMCAGADVVTGPVSGDAATNLRSRTVGGRAVTEFDGDNVAFDRTVLDALDGFDESVETGGAVDAAHRIADLGFDVVSDPGMRVRRQTNLDPGWGPRYRSLSYRLTKNYGPRPTITARIVGSALRDAAGAAKAVATGESTPTGWLGNGLAVTTNAAKGYADGLRARYADRTTRRNPNGVSARHDRAVRLYDRR from the coding sequence ATGAAGCTCTCGGTAGTCGTTTCGACACTCAACGGCCGAGAGCGATTGCTCGACTGTCTCGACGCGCTCGCGGCCGCGACGCCGCCGTCGGCGGAAGTGATCGTCGTCAACGGTCCCTCCTCTGACGGGACGACCGGGGCCGTCCGCGACCGCGACGACGTCGACGTCCTCGTCGAGATTTCGGAGCGAAACCGTAACGTCTCCAGAAACGCCGGACTCGAGACGGTCACGGGATCGGTGGTTGCCTTCCTCGACGACCGGACCGTCGTCGACGACGGCTGGTACGCCGCACTCGACGCTGCGATGTGTGCCGGAGCCGACGTCGTCACCGGACCGGTCTCGGGCGACGCGGCCACGAACCTCCGCTCGCGGACCGTCGGCGGCCGAGCAGTCACGGAGTTCGACGGCGATAACGTCGCGTTCGACCGGACGGTACTCGACGCGCTCGATGGCTTCGACGAGTCGGTAGAAACCGGTGGGGCGGTCGACGCTGCCCATCGGATCGCCGACCTCGGCTTCGACGTCGTCTCGGATCCCGGAATGCGCGTTCGGCGCCAGACGAACCTCGACCCCGGCTGGGGACCGCGCTACCGGTCGCTGTCGTACCGACTGACGAAAAACTACGGCCCGCGGCCGACGATCACCGCTCGGATCGTCGGCAGTGCGCTCCGGGACGCTGCCGGCGCCGCAAAGGCCGTCGCGACGGGCGAATCGACGCCGACGGGCTGGCTCGGCAACGGACTCGCGGTGACGACCAACGCCGCGAAGGGGTATGCGGACGGATTACGTGCCCGCTACGCCGACCGGACCACCAGACGCAACCCAAACGGCGTCTCGGCTCGCCACGACCGTGCTGTCCGGCTGTACGATCGGCGCTAA
- a CDS encoding Hsp20/alpha crystallin family protein: MTLRDLTDSIGKELYRQVGRVQSRIQQQRELPVDVLENETGYLVVFDAAGAELADVQVRYVDGTVRVLIERAQPEYDGYEMRFPGRSNTVDGSVDLPADALVDPDDATATLTDGGTLRIEIPKEDDANTDDAPATDATGETETRSNPGEPADAETSPPEELTVD; encoded by the coding sequence GTGACGCTCCGTGACCTCACCGATTCGATCGGTAAGGAGCTTTACCGTCAGGTCGGACGCGTCCAGAGCCGCATCCAGCAACAGCGCGAACTGCCGGTCGACGTCCTCGAGAACGAGACGGGATATCTCGTCGTCTTCGACGCCGCAGGTGCCGAGTTAGCTGACGTCCAGGTGCGGTACGTCGACGGAACGGTCCGGGTCCTGATCGAGCGCGCTCAGCCGGAGTACGACGGGTACGAAATGCGATTCCCCGGACGCTCGAACACTGTCGATGGGTCGGTCGATCTCCCTGCAGACGCCCTCGTCGACCCCGACGACGCCACCGCGACACTCACCGACGGCGGGACCCTCCGCATCGAGATCCCGAAAGAAGACGACGCCAACACCGACGACGCACCAGCGACGGATGCGACAGGCGAGACGGAGACGCGATCGAATCCGGGAGAGCCAGCCGACGCGGAGACGAGCCCACCCGAAGAGCTCACCGTCGACTGA
- a CDS encoding YkgJ family cysteine cluster protein, with the protein METVADELVRARELSTSNLADAIETIGFECTRCGACCTADGDEAHTATVFPGEVRTLADATERDWEEVARPMPYGLRERDDGKTVGETFEWALQTDSCGDCTFYAEAADGTGSCQAHEHRPLICQTYPFSVDLNETDSSADGGATEPQAVETVDRHGPVRAHECEGLGREIDRADAEKLAHALKERTIRELEETMGVHESYRPTPAKSSIVVHDSEGAKRPDGTRVSPDTAQ; encoded by the coding sequence GTGGAAACGGTAGCCGACGAGTTAGTTCGAGCCCGCGAGCTCTCGACGAGCAATCTCGCCGACGCGATCGAGACGATCGGCTTCGAGTGTACCCGCTGTGGCGCGTGCTGTACGGCCGACGGCGACGAGGCGCACACAGCAACGGTGTTCCCGGGAGAGGTACGTACGCTCGCGGACGCCACCGAGCGTGACTGGGAGGAGGTCGCCAGACCGATGCCGTACGGGCTTCGCGAGCGCGACGACGGCAAGACGGTAGGCGAAACCTTCGAGTGGGCTCTCCAGACCGACAGCTGCGGAGACTGTACGTTCTACGCGGAAGCTGCGGACGGCACCGGTAGCTGTCAGGCTCACGAGCACCGGCCGCTGATCTGTCAGACCTATCCGTTCAGCGTAGATCTGAACGAGACGGATTCGTCGGCGGACGGCGGGGCGACGGAGCCACAGGCAGTCGAGACCGTCGATCGACACGGGCCCGTCCGCGCCCACGAGTGTGAGGGACTCGGGCGGGAGATCGACCGCGCCGACGCCGAGAAGCTGGCCCACGCACTGAAAGAACGGACGATTCGTGAGCTTGAGGAGACGATGGGAGTACACGAGTCGTACCGACCGACGCCGGCCAAATCGAGCATCGTCGTCCACGACTCGGAGGGGGCCAAACGCCCCGACGGAACGCGAGTGAGCCCTGATACGGCGCAGTAG
- a CDS encoding amidohydrolase family protein, which yields MLELEHGFRVVDVYAQLTPDDVTAGRGRSITPDRLEREMRQAGITRSVVFPRARGETDYVAANNGVARYSVDRPFVAFARINGSQTEDSSPTGRLRNAVSGPKEYHTSASDVEQYAYDDRFHGFVLDPVVDGYPDEAVLEALADVSLPVLVRGGRGAPPETLAETLLGRSFPVIICHFGGYPLDRDRMSETIDLLDGHDDCYLETSFVRFRDQLERALLEHPDRVLFGSGAPDCHPNVAVMEMLTLDVPEDKLWRVFSKNACRVIEPLAPESG from the coding sequence ATGCTGGAGCTGGAACACGGGTTTCGCGTCGTCGACGTCTACGCGCAGCTGACCCCAGACGACGTGACAGCTGGTCGCGGGCGGTCGATCACGCCGGATCGGCTCGAACGGGAGATGCGCCAGGCGGGGATTACGCGCTCTGTCGTCTTCCCGCGGGCACGCGGCGAGACGGACTACGTCGCCGCCAACAACGGCGTCGCGCGGTACAGCGTCGATCGCCCGTTCGTCGCTTTCGCGCGTATCAACGGCTCCCAAACCGAGGATTCCTCGCCGACCGGCCGGCTCCGAAACGCGGTGTCCGGACCCAAAGAGTACCACACGTCGGCGAGCGACGTCGAACAGTACGCGTACGACGATCGGTTTCACGGCTTCGTCCTCGATCCGGTCGTCGACGGCTATCCGGACGAAGCCGTCCTCGAAGCGCTCGCCGACGTCTCCCTGCCGGTGTTGGTTCGAGGCGGGCGAGGAGCCCCACCCGAAACGCTTGCAGAGACCCTGCTCGGCCGGTCGTTCCCGGTCATCATCTGTCACTTCGGAGGCTACCCACTCGATAGAGATCGAATGAGTGAGACGATCGACTTGCTCGACGGTCACGACGACTGTTACCTAGAGACCAGTTTCGTCCGGTTTCGCGACCAGCTCGAACGGGCGCTGCTCGAACACCCCGACAGAGTGCTATTCGGCAGTGGGGCCCCCGACTGTCACCCGAACGTCGCCGTCATGGAGATGTTGACGCTCGACGTGCCCGAAGACAAACTCTGGCGAGTGTTCTCGAAAAACGCCTGCCGAGTGATCGAGCCGTTGGCTCCCGAGTCGGGATAG
- a CDS encoding FAD-binding oxidoreductase: MSDSEPDAELAVGADAFVDRGAGRQIAVVGAGAVGATAAYDLASAGADVTLYDRDTVAGGATGRAAGLCYDAFADERDAAIAGEAIERFRAFSGDDTFPFVECPYVWFAREGDTARAEAIRDGIARMQEHGVVALELDADGLADRFPALATDDVAVAGIAGAAGYADPARYTACLAAAATGAGATLETNTPVEIRTDPAGVVLPDGEYREYDAVLVAAGAHTKALLGGADVPIAMKPYRVQALVASGSLSEPMCYDASAGYYLRPHADGILAGDGAVLSEADPDEYDPTADAEFVDDLVSKLETRLPEASLSVERSWAGLCTTTPDRDPLVGRVRDGLYVATGFDGEGFMRAPAIGDRVAELILEEEAAGDFDPTRFDGTESFDIEVGMAVNR; the protein is encoded by the coding sequence GTGAGCGATTCCGAGCCCGACGCCGAACTGGCCGTCGGCGCCGACGCCTTCGTCGACCGCGGCGCAGGCCGACAGATCGCGGTCGTGGGTGCCGGTGCCGTGGGTGCGACCGCGGCGTACGATCTCGCGAGCGCTGGCGCCGACGTGACGCTCTACGACCGCGACACTGTCGCCGGCGGCGCCACTGGACGGGCAGCTGGGCTCTGTTACGACGCCTTCGCCGACGAGCGCGACGCCGCGATTGCCGGCGAGGCCATCGAGCGCTTCCGGGCGTTTTCCGGCGACGACACCTTCCCGTTCGTCGAGTGCCCCTACGTCTGGTTCGCCCGCGAGGGCGACACGGCCCGGGCTGAGGCGATCCGCGACGGGATCGCGCGCATGCAAGAGCATGGCGTCGTCGCGCTCGAACTCGACGCCGACGGGCTGGCCGACCGGTTTCCCGCACTGGCAACCGACGACGTCGCCGTCGCCGGCATCGCCGGCGCCGCGGGATACGCCGACCCGGCACGCTATACGGCCTGCCTGGCTGCGGCGGCGACCGGCGCCGGCGCGACCCTGGAGACGAATACGCCGGTCGAGATTCGAACCGACCCGGCGGGCGTCGTGCTCCCCGACGGCGAGTACCGCGAGTACGACGCCGTCCTGGTCGCCGCCGGCGCGCACACGAAGGCACTTCTTGGGGGCGCAGACGTCCCGATCGCGATGAAGCCCTACCGCGTCCAGGCGCTCGTCGCGAGCGGTTCGCTCTCGGAGCCGATGTGCTACGACGCGTCGGCCGGGTACTATCTCCGCCCGCACGCAGACGGAATCCTCGCAGGCGACGGCGCCGTTCTCAGCGAAGCCGATCCCGACGAGTACGATCCGACGGCCGATGCCGAGTTCGTCGACGATCTCGTCTCGAAACTCGAGACGCGACTGCCCGAGGCTTCGCTCTCGGTCGAGCGCTCCTGGGCCGGCCTCTGTACGACGACGCCCGATCGCGACCCGCTCGTCGGGCGGGTCCGTGACGGACTGTACGTGGCAACTGGCTTCGACGGTGAGGGGTTCATGCGGGCGCCGGCGATCGGCGACCGGGTCGCGGAGTTGATATTAGAAGAGGAGGCCGCCGGCGACTTCGATCCGACGCGATTTGACGGCACGGAGTCGTTCGACATCGAGGTCGGAATGGCTGTCAATCGGTGA
- a CDS encoding class I SAM-dependent methyltransferase has product MKGQEWYQADDVAEEYDDKRFSRGGQLIDRREKEAVLDAVSPLEDKNVLEIACGTGRFTVMLAQRGADVVGLDISAAMLQHGRQKAQDAAVSETLEFLRGDAGRLPFPDDHFDTVIAMRFFHLADDPEGFLREMRRVCRDQIVFDTFNRFSARSVYNWALPMGSRLYSKSEVSVLLAKTDLTLVEVEDDFLAPYGLYRSIPNVLASPIRTVDETLGRIPITDHLASVSYWNTRVR; this is encoded by the coding sequence GTGAAAGGACAGGAGTGGTACCAAGCCGACGACGTCGCCGAGGAGTACGACGACAAGCGGTTCTCGCGGGGCGGACAACTGATCGACCGCCGAGAGAAGGAGGCGGTTCTGGACGCGGTCTCTCCCCTTGAGGATAAGAACGTACTCGAAATCGCCTGTGGTACCGGGCGGTTTACGGTGATGCTCGCCCAGCGCGGCGCAGACGTGGTCGGACTCGATATTTCGGCGGCGATGCTCCAGCACGGCCGCCAGAAGGCACAGGATGCAGCCGTCTCGGAGACGCTCGAGTTCCTTCGTGGCGACGCCGGACGACTGCCGTTTCCGGACGATCACTTCGATACGGTCATCGCGATGCGCTTTTTCCACCTCGCTGACGATCCGGAGGGCTTCCTCCGGGAGATGCGCCGCGTCTGTCGCGACCAGATCGTCTTCGACACGTTCAACCGCTTCTCTGCACGCAGCGTCTACAACTGGGCGCTGCCGATGGGGTCGCGGCTGTACTCGAAGAGCGAGGTGAGCGTCCTGCTCGCGAAGACCGATCTGACGCTCGTCGAGGTCGAAGACGACTTCCTCGCTCCCTACGGACTCTACCGATCCATTCCGAACGTCCTCGCCTCGCCGATCCGAACTGTCGACGAGACGCTCGGGCGGATTCCCATCACGGATCATCTCGCTTCCGTCTCCTACTGGAACACCCGCGTGCGATGA
- the tenA gene encoding thiaminase II — protein sequence MAFSDELLEEGSEIWAAQKRHPFVTELADGTLDPEAFYTWVRQDYRYLLDYARTFAIAGTKARDEQTMTHLLGVAHTVLDYEMDLHREFADDYGLSVADLESTTKSPTCVAYTNFLVRTAHEGSLAEIAAAIYPCGQGYLDIAEHMAELADDDHRYTPFIEKYTSEEFYGAVDWMREFVDRCGDRYPGEHDAMREAFLTSARLEHQFWEMAYTQEEWRI from the coding sequence ATGGCATTCAGCGACGAACTACTCGAAGAGGGCAGCGAGATCTGGGCGGCACAGAAACGCCACCCGTTTGTGACGGAGCTCGCAGACGGAACGCTCGATCCCGAGGCGTTCTACACGTGGGTCCGGCAGGATTACCGCTACTTGCTCGACTACGCGCGTACCTTCGCGATCGCCGGGACGAAAGCGCGCGACGAGCAGACGATGACCCACCTGCTTGGGGTGGCTCACACCGTCCTCGACTACGAGATGGACCTCCACCGCGAGTTCGCCGACGACTACGGCCTCTCGGTCGCGGATCTGGAGTCGACGACGAAATCGCCGACCTGCGTCGCCTACACCAACTTCCTCGTCAGGACCGCCCACGAGGGCTCACTTGCCGAGATCGCGGCGGCTATCTACCCCTGTGGACAGGGCTACCTCGACATCGCCGAGCACATGGCCGAACTGGCCGACGACGACCACCGCTACACCCCCTTTATCGAGAAGTACACCAGTGAGGAGTTCTACGGGGCCGTCGACTGGATGCGCGAGTTCGTCGATCGCTGTGGCGACCGCTACCCCGGCGAGCACGACGCGATGCGGGAGGCGTTTCTGACCTCTGCACGGTTAGAACACCAGTTCTGGGAGATGGCCTACACGCAAGAGGAGTGGCGGATCTGA